One genomic segment of Burkholderiaceae bacterium includes these proteins:
- the nusG gene encoding transcription termination/antitermination protein NusG, with amino-acid sequence MTSDVMTDMSAGASTNPDLRWYVVHAYSGMEKAVERNIRERVNRAGMQAKFGRILVPTEEVVEIKNGVKRTTERKFFPGYVLVEMIMDDDTWHLVKHTNKVTGFVGGAKNRPAPISEDDVMKIVNQMQEGTEKPRHKVEFEVGEYIRVKEGPFADFNGTVEEVNYDKSKLRVSVTIFGRATPVELEFAQVEKA; translated from the coding sequence ATGACGAGCGACGTGATGACGGACATGAGCGCGGGCGCGTCCACCAACCCCGATCTGCGCTGGTACGTGGTGCATGCCTATTCGGGCATGGAAAAGGCGGTCGAGCGCAACATCCGCGAGCGGGTCAACCGCGCGGGCATGCAGGCCAAGTTCGGCCGCATCCTGGTGCCGACCGAGGAAGTGGTCGAGATCAAGAACGGCGTCAAGCGCACCACCGAGCGCAAGTTCTTCCCCGGCTATGTCCTGGTCGAGATGATCATGGACGACGACACCTGGCACCTGGTCAAGCACACCAACAAGGTGACCGGCTTCGTGGGCGGCGCCAAGAATCGGCCGGCCCCGATCTCGGAAGACGACGTGATGAAGATCGTCAACCAGATGCAGGAAGGCACCGAGAAGCCGCGCCACAAGGTCGAATTCGAGGTGGGCGAGTACATCCGTGTCAAGGAAGGCCCGTTTGCCGACTTCAACGGCACGGTCGAGGAAGTCAACTACGACAAGAGCAAGCTGCGCGTGTCGGTGACCATTTTCGGTCGCGCCACGCCGGTCGAGCTGGAGTTCGCGCAGGTCGAAAAGGCCTGA
- the trpC gene encoding indole-3-glycerol phosphate synthase TrpC: MNDILEKIVAVKREEVAAGLKKVSLAAMREDAESRVLTRDFVGALRAKIAVGQAAVIAEVKKASPSKGVIRADFIPADIAQSYAEGDGQVSAACLSVLTDRQFFQGRIDYLKQARASCELPVLRKDFMIDPYQVYEARAIGADCILLIAACLSDAQMAELEAVAHALDMAVLVEVHDGPELQRALKLKTPLVGINNRNLRSFETTLDTTLGLIKDVPHDRLLVTESGIATRADVQRLRDAGVQAFLVGEAFMRAPEPGLALAELFA, from the coding sequence ATGAACGACATCCTTGAAAAAATCGTCGCGGTCAAGCGCGAGGAAGTGGCCGCGGGGCTGAAGAAGGTCTCGCTGGCCGCCATGCGCGAGGACGCCGAAAGCCGCGTGCTCACGCGCGATTTCGTGGGCGCGCTGCGCGCCAAGATCGCCGTAGGCCAGGCCGCGGTGATTGCCGAGGTCAAGAAGGCCAGTCCCAGCAAGGGCGTGATCCGCGCGGATTTCATCCCGGCCGACATCGCGCAAAGCTATGCCGAGGGCGACGGCCAGGTGTCGGCGGCCTGCCTGTCGGTGTTGACCGACCGGCAGTTCTTCCAGGGCCGTATCGATTACCTGAAGCAGGCGCGCGCCAGCTGCGAGCTGCCGGTGCTGCGCAAGGACTTCATGATCGACCCCTACCAGGTGTACGAGGCGCGCGCCATCGGCGCTGACTGCATCCTGCTGATCGCCGCCTGCCTGTCCGACGCGCAGATGGCCGAGCTGGAGGCCGTGGCGCACGCCCTGGACATGGCGGTGCTGGTGGAGGTGCACGACGGCCCCGAGCTGCAGCGCGCGCTCAAGCTGAAGACGCCGCTGGTGGGCATCAACAACCGCAACCTGCGCAGCTTCGAGACCACGCTGGACACCACGCTGGGCCTCATCAAGGACGTGCCGCACGACCGCCTGCTGGTGACCGAAAGCGGCATCGCCACCCGCGCCGACGTGCAGCGCCTGCGCGATGCCGGCGTGCAGGCCTTCCTGGTGGGCGAGGCCTTCATGCGCGCGCCCGAGCCGGGGCTGGCCCTGGCCGAACTGTTTGCTTGA
- the rplK gene encoding 50S ribosomal protein L11, with translation MAKKIVGFIKLQVPAGKANPSPPIGPALGQRGLNIMEFCKAFNAQTQGVEPGLPLPVVITAFADKSFTFIIKTPPAATLIKKAIKLDKGSAKPNSDKVGKITRAQLEEIAKTKQKDMTAADLDAAVRTIAGSARSMGVTVEGV, from the coding sequence ATGGCGAAGAAAATCGTCGGCTTCATCAAGCTGCAAGTGCCAGCTGGTAAGGCCAACCCCTCTCCACCCATTGGCCCGGCGCTGGGCCAGCGCGGCCTGAACATCATGGAGTTCTGCAAGGCGTTCAACGCCCAGACCCAGGGTGTCGAGCCCGGCCTGCCGCTGCCCGTGGTCATCACGGCGTTCGCGGACAAGAGCTTCACCTTCATCATCAAGACGCCGCCCGCGGCCACCCTGATCAAGAAGGCCATCAAGCTGGACAAGGGCTCGGCCAAGCCGAATTCGGACAAGGTGGGCAAGATCACGCGCGCCCAGCTCGAAGAGATCGCCAAGACCAAGCAAAAGGACATGACCGCCGCCGATCTGGACGCCGCCGTGCGCACGATCGCCGGTTCCGCCCGCTCCATGGGCGTCACGGTGGAGGGTGTGTAA
- a CDS encoding efflux RND transporter periplasmic adaptor subunit: MNTLFSPRRRPLWLALALLVLACAAWLGTGRVAHSAKPAETAAPPVQATTTQVRQQDVPIVRSGVGTVTPLATVTVRSRIDGQLERVGFVEGQDVKAGQLLAQLDARALKVQLQQAQAQKAKDAALLGNARVDLKRYETLIAQDAATRQQLDTQRALVAQLEAALKMDQAQIDAAQVQLGYATITAPIGGRTGARLVDPGNIVHAADPGGLVVINQIDPIAVVFSLPEGAFQDIQRALQDSHRPLEVQVGAPGQPQALASGRLTLLNNQIDNATGTIRLKAQFGNPRHALWPGQYVDARLVLGVRRGALTVPAAAVQRGPEGTYVYTVGDDKSARIAKVGVAQIQDGLAVIDEGLSAGQRVVVDGQYKLRPGLKVAEAPRAAASEAGR; encoded by the coding sequence ATGAACACCCTGTTTTCTCCGCGCCGCCGGCCGCTGTGGCTGGCCCTGGCGCTGCTGGTGCTGGCCTGCGCCGCCTGGCTGGGCACCGGCCGGGTGGCCCACTCGGCCAAGCCGGCCGAAACCGCCGCCCCGCCCGTGCAAGCCACCACCACGCAGGTGCGCCAGCAGGACGTTCCGATCGTGCGCAGCGGGGTGGGCACCGTCACGCCGCTGGCCACGGTCACCGTGCGCAGCCGCATCGACGGCCAGCTCGAGCGCGTGGGTTTCGTCGAAGGCCAGGACGTGAAGGCCGGGCAGCTGCTGGCGCAGCTCGATGCCCGGGCGCTGAAGGTGCAGCTGCAGCAGGCCCAGGCCCAGAAGGCCAAGGATGCCGCCCTGCTCGGCAACGCCCGCGTCGACCTGAAGCGCTACGAAACCCTGATCGCGCAGGATGCGGCCACGCGCCAGCAGCTGGACACCCAGCGGGCGCTGGTGGCCCAGCTGGAAGCGGCGCTGAAGATGGACCAGGCGCAGATCGACGCCGCCCAGGTGCAGCTGGGCTACGCCACCATCACCGCACCGATCGGCGGGCGCACCGGCGCGCGCCTGGTGGACCCGGGCAACATCGTGCACGCCGCCGACCCCGGCGGGCTGGTGGTGATCAACCAGATCGACCCGATCGCGGTGGTCTTCAGCCTGCCCGAGGGCGCGTTCCAGGACATCCAGCGCGCGCTCCAGGACAGCCACCGGCCGCTGGAGGTTCAGGTCGGTGCGCCGGGCCAGCCGCAGGCGCTGGCCAGCGGGCGCCTCACGCTGCTGAACAACCAGATCGACAACGCCACCGGCACGATCCGGCTCAAGGCGCAGTTCGGCAACCCGCGGCACGCCCTGTGGCCCGGCCAGTACGTCGATGCCCGGCTGGTGCTGGGCGTGCGCCGGGGCGCGCTCACGGTGCCGGCCGCCGCCGTGCAGCGCGGCCCGGAGGGCACCTACGTCTACACCGTGGGCGACGACAAGAGCGCGCGGATCGCCAAGGTCGGGGTGGCGCAGATCCAGGACGGCCTGGCGGTGATCGATGAGGGCCTGTCGGCCGGCCAGCGCGTGGTGGTCGACGGCCAGTACAAGCTGCGGCCCGGGCTGAAGGTGGCCGAAGCCCCGCGGGCCGCGGCCAGCGAGGCCGGCCGATGA
- the tuf gene encoding elongation factor Tu — protein sequence MAKEKFERSKPHVNVGTIGHVDHGKTTLTAAIATVLAKKFGGQAKAYDQIDNAPEEKARGITINTSHVEYETANRHYAHVDCPGHADYVKNMITGAAQMDGAILVVSAADGPMPQTREHILLARQVGVPYIIVFLNKCDMVDDAELLELVEMEVRELLSKYEFPGDDTPIIKGSAKLALEGDTGELGEVAIMNLADALDSYIPTPERAIDGTFLMPVEDVFSISGRGTVVTGRVERGIIKVGEEIEIVGIKATQKTTVTGVEMFRKLLDQGQAGDNVGILLRGTKREDVERGQVLCKPGSIKPHTHFTGEVYVLSKDEGGRHTPFFNNYRPQFYFRTTDVTGSIELPQDKEMVMPGDNVSITVKLIAPIAMEEGLRFAIREGGRTVGAGVVAKIIE from the coding sequence ATGGCAAAAGAGAAATTCGAGCGCAGCAAGCCGCACGTGAACGTGGGCACCATTGGTCACGTCGATCACGGCAAGACCACCTTGACGGCGGCCATTGCCACCGTGCTGGCCAAGAAATTTGGCGGCCAGGCCAAGGCCTACGACCAGATCGACAACGCCCCCGAAGAAAAAGCGCGCGGCATCACCATCAACACCTCGCACGTCGAGTACGAGACCGCCAACCGCCACTACGCCCACGTCGACTGCCCCGGCCACGCCGACTACGTCAAGAACATGATCACCGGCGCCGCCCAGATGGACGGCGCCATCCTGGTCGTCAGCGCCGCCGACGGCCCCATGCCCCAGACCCGCGAGCACATCCTGCTGGCCCGTCAGGTCGGCGTGCCCTACATCATCGTCTTCCTCAACAAGTGCGACATGGTCGACGATGCCGAACTGCTCGAGCTCGTCGAGATGGAAGTGCGCGAGCTGCTGTCCAAGTACGAATTCCCGGGTGACGACACCCCCATCATCAAGGGCAGCGCCAAGCTGGCCCTCGAAGGCGACACCGGCGAGCTGGGCGAAGTGGCCATCATGAACCTGGCCGACGCCCTGGACAGCTACATCCCCACCCCCGAGCGCGCCATCGACGGCACCTTCCTGATGCCCGTCGAAGACGTCTTCTCCATCTCCGGGCGCGGCACCGTCGTCACCGGCCGCGTCGAGCGCGGCATCATCAAGGTCGGCGAGGAAATCGAGATCGTCGGCATCAAGGCCACGCAAAAGACCACCGTCACCGGCGTCGAGATGTTCAGGAAGCTCCTGGACCAGGGCCAGGCGGGCGACAACGTCGGCATCCTGCTGCGCGGCACCAAGCGCGAGGACGTCGAGCGCGGCCAGGTGCTGTGCAAGCCCGGCTCCATCAAGCCGCACACCCACTTCACCGGCGAGGTGTACGTGCTGAGCAAGGACGAGGGCGGGCGTCACACGCCGTTCTTCAACAACTACCGTCCGCAGTTCTACTTCCGCACCACCGACGTCACGGGCTCCATCGAGCTGCCCCAGGACAAGGAGATGGTGATGCCGGGCGACAACGTGAGCATCACGGTCAAGCTGATTGCCCCCATCGCCATGGAAGAAGGCCTGCGCTTTGCCATCCGCGAGGGTGGCCGCACCGTGGGCGCCGGCGTGGTGGCCAAGATCATCGAGTGA
- the rplL gene encoding 50S ribosomal protein L7/L12, giving the protein MAFDKDAFLTALDGMTVMELNDLVKAIEEKFGVSAAAMAAPAAGGGAGAAAAAEEKTEFTVQLLEAGANKVSVIKAVREITGLGLKEAKDLVDGAPKPVKEGIAKADAEAAKKKLEEAGAKVELK; this is encoded by the coding sequence ATGGCATTCGATAAAGACGCATTTCTGACCGCGCTGGACGGCATGACGGTCATGGAACTCAACGACCTGGTGAAAGCCATCGAAGAGAAGTTCGGCGTGAGCGCCGCCGCCATGGCCGCCCCGGCCGCCGGTGGTGGCGCTGGCGCCGCTGCCGCCGCCGAGGAAAAGACCGAGTTCACGGTGCAACTGCTGGAAGCCGGCGCCAACAAGGTGTCCGTCATCAAGGCGGTGCGCGAGATCACCGGCCTGGGCCTGAAGGAAGCCAAGGACCTGGTCGACGGCGCTCCGAAGCCCGTCAAGGAAGGCATTGCCAAGGCGGATGCCGAAGCGGCCAAGAAAAAGCTGGAAGAGGCCGGCGCCAAGGTCGAACTCAAGTAA
- the rplA gene encoding 50S ribosomal protein L1 produces MAKPTKKQKAQEGKVESTKLYALTEALALVKEHATAKFDESIDVAVQLGIDAKKSDQVVRGAVVLPNGTGKTKRVAVFAQGAKAEEAKAAGADIVGMDDLAAQVKAGDMPFDVVIAAPDAMRVVGTLGQILGPRGLMPNPKVGTVTPDVATAVKNAKAGQVQFRVDKAGIVHGTIGRRSFDADKLQGNLAALIEALNKAKPATSKGVYLRKVAVSSTMGVGVRVDTQTINAG; encoded by the coding sequence ATGGCCAAGCCGACCAAGAAACAAAAGGCCCAGGAGGGCAAGGTCGAATCGACCAAGCTGTACGCCCTGACCGAAGCGCTGGCGCTGGTGAAGGAGCACGCCACGGCCAAGTTCGATGAGTCCATCGACGTGGCGGTGCAGCTGGGCATCGACGCCAAGAAGTCCGACCAGGTGGTGCGTGGCGCCGTGGTGCTGCCCAACGGCACCGGCAAGACCAAGCGCGTGGCCGTGTTCGCCCAAGGCGCCAAGGCCGAGGAGGCCAAGGCCGCCGGCGCCGACATCGTCGGCATGGACGACCTGGCCGCCCAGGTCAAGGCCGGCGACATGCCGTTCGACGTGGTGATTGCCGCGCCGGACGCCATGCGCGTGGTCGGCACGCTGGGCCAGATCCTGGGCCCGCGCGGCCTGATGCCCAACCCCAAGGTGGGCACGGTGACGCCTGACGTGGCCACGGCGGTCAAGAACGCCAAGGCCGGCCAGGTGCAGTTCCGCGTCGACAAGGCCGGCATCGTGCACGGCACCATCGGCCGCCGTTCGTTCGACGCCGACAAGCTGCAGGGCAACCTGGCGGCGCTGATCGAGGCGCTGAACAAGGCCAAGCCCGCCACCAGCAAGGGCGTGTACCTGCGCAAGGTGGCGGTGTCCAGCACCATGGGCGTGGGCGTGCGGGTCGATACCCAGACGATCAACGCGGGGTGA
- a CDS encoding uracil-DNA glycosylase: protein MPPDRLQAWPPAPDAVAPGWQPVLGRFWRSGEGERLNTFLRARLAAGAVVYPPEPFKALRLTPPERVHVLVLGQDPYHGPGQAHGLAFDVRPDCKAPPSLRNIFKELAREYGPAPTLRSGLLADWARQGVLLLNACLTVEDGQAGSHARQGWERLTELILGELQASARPLCVLLWGAHAQARWDAVAAAAPAAGPRCVLRANHPSPLSAQRPPVPFIGCGHFAQANAWLTAQGLAPVDWLARAAG from the coding sequence ATGCCCCCCGATCGCCTGCAAGCCTGGCCGCCTGCGCCGGACGCGGTGGCGCCCGGCTGGCAGCCGGTGCTGGGCCGCTTCTGGCGCAGCGGCGAGGGCGAGCGCCTGAACACCTTCCTGCGCGCGCGGCTGGCCGCCGGCGCCGTCGTCTACCCGCCCGAGCCGTTCAAGGCCCTGCGCCTCACCCCGCCCGAGCGGGTGCACGTGCTCGTCCTGGGGCAGGACCCCTACCACGGCCCCGGCCAGGCGCATGGCCTGGCGTTCGACGTGCGGCCCGACTGCAAGGCGCCACCCAGCCTGCGTAACATCTTCAAGGAGCTGGCGCGCGAATACGGCCCCGCGCCCACGCTGCGATCGGGCCTGCTGGCCGACTGGGCGCGCCAGGGCGTGCTGCTGCTCAACGCCTGCCTGACGGTGGAAGACGGCCAGGCCGGCAGCCATGCGCGGCAGGGTTGGGAGCGCCTGACCGAGCTGATCCTTGGCGAGCTGCAGGCCAGCGCGCGCCCGCTGTGCGTGCTGCTGTGGGGCGCGCACGCGCAGGCGCGCTGGGACGCGGTGGCCGCCGCCGCGCCCGCCGCCGGCCCGCGCTGCGTGCTGCGCGCCAACCACCCCTCGCCGCTGTCGGCGCAGCGCCCGCCCGTGCCCTTCATCGGCTGCGGGCACTTTGCGCAGGCCAACGCCTGGCTCACGGCCCAGGGACTGGCGCCGGTGGACTGGCTGGCCCGAGCGGCGGGTTGA
- the rplJ gene encoding 50S ribosomal protein L10: protein MSLNRSEKEAVIKEVTDLAAKAQTLVMAEYRGVTVADMTKLRSSARSQGVALSVLKNTLARRAVAGSSFEVASEQMSGPLIYGFSEDAVAAAKVVADFAKTNDKLVIRAGVYGGKALDANGVKELASIPSKEVLLAQLCGLLMSPISRTAVVLGALAAKKGEGEAAAA, encoded by the coding sequence TTGAGTCTGAATCGCAGTGAGAAAGAAGCGGTCATCAAAGAAGTGACCGACCTCGCCGCAAAAGCTCAAACGCTGGTGATGGCGGAATACCGCGGCGTCACGGTCGCTGACATGACGAAACTGCGCTCTTCGGCGCGCAGCCAAGGCGTGGCCCTGAGTGTGTTGAAAAACACCCTGGCGCGCCGGGCTGTGGCCGGCAGCAGCTTCGAAGTGGCCAGCGAGCAGATGTCCGGCCCGCTGATCTATGGCTTCTCCGAAGACGCCGTGGCCGCCGCCAAAGTGGTGGCCGATTTCGCGAAGACCAACGACAAGCTGGTCATCCGCGCGGGCGTTTACGGTGGCAAGGCCCTGGATGCCAACGGCGTGAAGGAGCTGGCCAGCATTCCGAGCAAGGAAGTGCTGCTGGCCCAGTTGTGTGGCTTGCTCATGTCGCCGATCTCCCGCACCGCCGTGGTGCTGGGCGCGCTGGCGGCCAAGAAGGGCGAAGGCGAGGCGGCGGCTGCCTGA
- the secE gene encoding preprotein translocase subunit SecE — MASTQIETVSTGADKAKLAAAGLLVVGGVTAFYLLSGRGAWAQWGSLIVGLVLAAVAFLSSESGRRLIAFGRDSWREMQKVVWPTRKETLQTTAFVFAFTVFLALFMWLVDRFLQWSLYDLILGWKQ; from the coding sequence ATGGCAAGCACGCAAATCGAAACCGTAAGCACGGGAGCTGACAAGGCCAAGCTGGCCGCCGCCGGCTTGCTGGTCGTCGGTGGGGTGACGGCCTTTTACCTGTTGTCCGGCCGCGGCGCCTGGGCCCAATGGGGCAGCCTGATCGTCGGCCTGGTCCTGGCGGCGGTGGCGTTCCTGAGCTCGGAGTCCGGCCGGCGCCTGATCGCGTTCGGGCGCGACTCGTGGCGCGAGATGCAAAAGGTCGTGTGGCCCACGCGCAAGGAAACCCTGCAGACCACGGCCTTCGTGTTTGCCTTCACGGTGTTCCTGGCGCTGTTCATGTGGCTGGTCGACCGGTTCCTGCAGTGGTCGCTGTACGACCTGATCCTGGGGTGGAAGCAATGA
- a CDS encoding efflux RND transporter permease subunit, translated as MSLSATFIRRPIGTSLLALAIFLVGAAVWPLLPVASLPQVDFPTILVSANLPGGSPETMASTVAQPLERQFSQIPGLAQMSSENTQGQTQITLQFELSRNIDGAALDVQTAINAAAGQLPANLPSPPRFRKINPADFSILQLAVQSDTLPLTTVNEYADTILAQQISQLDGVGQVIVFGPQKPAVRLQLDPARLAALGLSLETVRAVVTTATVSQAKGSINGVHQSFTVDTNDQILSAEPWNDVVLAYRNGAPIRVRDVGRAVTGPEDVTQVAWAFAGAAAPAADTNPIDGRAIVLGVFKVPGANVVDTVERIRAALPRFKAALPPAVHVSVLVDRTQNISASVEDVEFTLLLTIALVVMVIFVFLRNVPATLIPGVAVPLALLGTAAAMYLLGFSLDNLSLMALTISVGFVVDDAIVMLENIYRHIEDGMRPMEAAMKGAGEIGFTIVSISVSLVAVFIPLLLMGGIVGRLFREFAITVTLAIGVSLLVSLTLTPMLCSRFIRPVRPEEHGRVFRFFEHGFDALARGYRRGLLLALRHEGATLGVFLLTIAATVALFVVIPKGFFPQQDTGFISGFAESAQDSSSAAMNRRLLQLAEIIGRDPDVAAYSVRNGSTFNTGRVAISLRPKAEGRTESADQVIRRLRQATAHVEGVRLFMQAGQDINVGGRSSRTQYQYTLTDTDLQELDTWAPRVLARLRQLPELADVATDQQNDAPLATVTIDRARAAAFGISPALIDATLNDAIGQRQVAQYFTQTNSYHVILEVAPALQQDAALFERLYLTSPLSGQNVPLSSMVRVDTHRTGFLSINHQGQFPAVTLSFNLAPGAALGEAVQAIQKAQAEMGVPVTLRGTFQGTAQAFQSSLASQPYLITAAIIAVYIVLGLLYESYIHPLTILSTLPSAGVGALLILMAGGYDLSVIALIGIILLIGIVKKNGIMMVDFAIHAERQQGLAPRQAIYQACLLRFRPIMMTTMCTLFAGLPLMLGTGAGSELRRPLGYAMVGGLIFSQAMTLFTTPVVYIYLDRAHQWYARRRAARSGAVNPPLGPASPPAPVPGP; from the coding sequence ATGAGCCTGTCGGCCACCTTCATCCGCCGCCCCATCGGCACCTCGCTGCTGGCGCTGGCGATCTTTCTGGTGGGCGCGGCGGTGTGGCCGCTGCTGCCCGTGGCCTCGCTGCCGCAGGTGGACTTTCCGACCATCCTGGTGAGCGCCAACCTGCCGGGCGGCAGCCCCGAGACCATGGCCTCGACCGTGGCGCAGCCGCTGGAGCGCCAGTTCTCGCAGATTCCGGGCCTGGCGCAGATGAGCTCGGAAAACACCCAGGGCCAGACGCAGATCACGCTGCAGTTCGAGCTGAGCCGCAACATCGACGGCGCGGCGCTGGACGTGCAGACCGCCATCAACGCGGCCGCCGGGCAGCTGCCGGCCAACCTGCCCAGCCCGCCGCGCTTTCGCAAGATCAACCCGGCGGACTTCTCCATCCTGCAGCTGGCGGTGCAGTCCGACACACTGCCGCTGACCACCGTCAACGAATACGCCGACACCATCCTGGCGCAGCAGATCTCGCAGCTCGACGGGGTCGGCCAGGTCATCGTCTTCGGGCCGCAGAAACCGGCCGTGCGCCTGCAGCTCGACCCGGCCCGGCTGGCCGCGCTGGGCCTGAGCCTGGAGACGGTGCGGGCCGTGGTGACCACGGCCACCGTCAGCCAGGCCAAGGGCTCGATCAACGGCGTCCACCAGAGCTTCACGGTCGACACCAACGACCAGATCCTGAGCGCCGAGCCCTGGAACGACGTGGTGCTGGCCTACAGAAACGGCGCGCCGATCCGCGTGCGCGACGTCGGCCGGGCCGTGACCGGACCCGAGGACGTCACGCAGGTGGCCTGGGCCTTTGCCGGCGCCGCCGCGCCGGCGGCGGACACCAACCCCATCGACGGCCGCGCCATCGTGCTGGGCGTGTTCAAGGTGCCGGGCGCCAACGTGGTCGACACGGTGGAGCGCATCCGCGCCGCGCTGCCCCGCTTCAAGGCGGCGCTGCCGCCGGCGGTGCACGTCAGCGTGCTGGTGGACCGCACGCAGAACATCAGCGCCTCGGTGGAGGACGTGGAGTTCACCCTGCTGCTGACCATCGCGCTGGTGGTGATGGTGATCTTCGTCTTCCTGCGCAACGTGCCGGCCACGCTGATTCCGGGCGTGGCCGTGCCGCTGGCGCTGCTGGGCACGGCGGCGGCGATGTACCTACTGGGCTTCAGCCTGGACAACCTGTCGCTGATGGCGCTGACCATCTCGGTCGGCTTCGTGGTGGACGACGCCATCGTGATGCTGGAGAACATCTACCGCCACATCGAGGACGGCATGCGGCCGATGGAGGCGGCGATGAAGGGCGCGGGCGAGATCGGCTTCACCATCGTCTCCATCTCGGTGTCGCTGGTGGCGGTGTTCATCCCGCTGCTGCTGATGGGCGGCATCGTGGGGCGGCTGTTCCGCGAGTTCGCCATCACCGTCACGCTGGCCATCGGCGTGTCGCTGCTGGTCTCGCTCACGCTCACGCCCATGCTGTGCTCGCGCTTCATCCGGCCGGTGCGGCCCGAGGAGCACGGGCGCGTGTTCCGCTTCTTCGAGCACGGCTTCGACGCGCTGGCGCGCGGCTACCGGCGCGGGCTGCTGCTGGCGCTGCGGCACGAAGGCGCCACGCTGGGCGTGTTCCTGCTGACGATCGCGGCCACCGTGGCGCTGTTCGTCGTCATCCCCAAGGGCTTTTTCCCGCAGCAGGACACGGGCTTCATCTCGGGCTTTGCCGAGTCGGCGCAGGACAGCTCGTCGGCCGCCATGAACCGGCGCCTGCTGCAGTTGGCCGAGATCATCGGGCGCGACCCGGACGTGGCCGCCTACAGCGTGCGCAACGGCTCGACCTTCAACACCGGGCGCGTGGCGATCTCGCTGCGGCCCAAGGCCGAGGGGCGCACCGAAAGCGCCGACCAGGTGATCCGGCGCCTGCGCCAGGCGACGGCCCACGTCGAGGGCGTGCGCCTGTTCATGCAGGCGGGCCAGGACATCAACGTCGGCGGGCGCTCCTCGCGCACCCAGTACCAGTACACGCTGACCGACACCGACCTGCAGGAGCTGGACACCTGGGCGCCGCGCGTGCTGGCGCGCCTGCGCCAGCTGCCCGAGCTGGCCGACGTCGCCACCGACCAGCAGAACGACGCGCCCCTGGCCACGGTGACGATCGACCGCGCGCGCGCCGCCGCCTTCGGCATCTCGCCGGCGCTGATCGACGCCACCCTCAACGACGCCATCGGCCAGCGCCAGGTGGCGCAGTACTTCACGCAGACCAACAGCTACCACGTGATCCTGGAGGTCGCGCCCGCGCTGCAGCAGGACGCCGCGCTGTTCGAGCGGCTGTACCTCACCTCGCCTTTGAGCGGGCAGAACGTGCCGCTGTCGAGCATGGTGCGCGTGGACACCCACAGGACGGGCTTTCTGTCGATCAACCACCAGGGGCAGTTTCCGGCCGTCACGCTCTCGTTCAACCTGGCGCCCGGCGCGGCGCTGGGCGAGGCGGTGCAGGCCATCCAGAAGGCGCAGGCCGAGATGGGCGTGCCCGTCACGCTGCGCGGCACCTTCCAGGGCACGGCACAGGCCTTTCAAAGCTCGCTGGCCAGCCAGCCCTACCTGATCACGGCGGCCATCATCGCGGTCTACATCGTGCTGGGCCTGCTGTACGAGAGCTACATCCACCCGCTGACCATCCTGTCCACCCTGCCCTCGGCGGGGGTCGGCGCGCTGCTGATCCTGATGGCCGGCGGCTACGATTTGTCGGTGATCGCGCTGATCGGCATCATCCTGCTGATCGGCATCGTCAAGAAGAACGGCATCATGATGGTGGACTTCGCCATCCACGCCGAACGCCAGCAGGGCCTGGCGCCGCGCCAGGCCATCTACCAGGCCTGCCTGCTGCGCTTTCGGCCCATCATGATGACCACCATGTGCACGCTGTTCGCCGGCCTGCCGCTGATGCTGGGCACCGGCGCCGGCTCGGAGCTGCGCCGCCCGCTGGGCTACGCCATGGTGGGCGGGCTGATCTTTTCGCAGGCCATGACGCTGTTCACCACCCCGGTGGTCTACATCTACCTGGACCGCGCGCACCAGTGGTACGCGCGCCGGCGCGCCGCCAGGAGCGGCGCCGTCAACCCGCCGCTCGGGCCAGCCAGTCCACCGGCGCCAGTCCCTGGGCCGTGA